The Mycolicibacterium fluoranthenivorans genomic interval CGAGACACCGCATTTCGACTATGTGTGTGACGCGGTCACCCAGGGCCTGACCCGGGTGTCGCTGGACGAGTCGACCCCGGTGGCCAACGGCGTGCTCACCACCAACACCGAGGCGCAGGCACTGGACCGGGCCGGTCTGCCGAATTCCAGTGAGGACAAGGGTGCACAGGCCGTGGCCGCCGCGCTGTCGACCGCCTTGGTGTTGCGCGATATTCGGTCATGACCGCCGCCAGCGAGCAGCCGGAGGCGGATGGGGCCTGGGACCTGGTCGTCACACCGCACCTGACCCCGTATTTCGTCTACCTGGCGGCATTCCTGATCGCCGCGGCGCACATCACGGTGGGCTTCCTGCTCAAGATCGGCTCCAGCGGAGTGCTGTTCCGCACCTCCGACCAGATCGCGATGGGCGTGCTCGGCATCCTGCTCGCTGGTGTGGTGCTGTTGTTCGCACGGCCCCGGCTGCGTGCCGGGGCATCGGGGATCTCGGTGCGAAACCTGCTCGGATACAAGCTGATTCCGTGGAGTGATGTGGCGGGAGTCTCGTTCCCGTCCGGGGCCAGGTGGGCCCGGGTGGATCTGGCCGACGATGAGTACACCCCGTTGATGGCGATCCAGGCGGTGGACAAGGAACGTGCCGTGGACGCGATGGATCGGCTGCGGACACTACTGGAGCGTTACCGGCCCGATCTCAGCTCACGTCCAGCGACATCGTGACCTCGTCGAGCTCCCCGGCACCGCTCACGACGAAGCCCAGACTGTCGTAGACGGCGCGCGCCCGGGCATTGTCGACGTTCACCCGCAGCGTGACGTGGCGCACCCGCTGGGTGCGGGCCCAGCGCACCGCTTCGGCGACCAGGGTCCGGCCCAGGCCCTGGCCGCGCGCCGCCGGGTCCAGCCACAGCGAGTAGAGGTAGACCGCCTCGGAGCCCTGCCGCTGGGCGCCGATGAGACCGACCGGGTGGTGGTCCACCACCACGGCGAACTGGGCGTGCGCGCGCAGGCGCCGCCGCCACTGGGCGGCGGTGAACGTCGATTCCTGACGGAACTGGGGATCGTCGGAGCCCAGCGAGTCGGTGAGCGCGCGCAGGCGCACACCCGCGAAGGCGCGCCAATCGGTCTCGGTCAACCGGGCCACCCGTGCCTCACCCATGCGTGTGCCTGTCCCGCCGTCGCGCCTCACGCCGTCCAGTATCGCCGCTGATCGCTGCGGTAGTATCGGCATGTCGATGACTACTCTGGAGTTCGTATCAACCTCGGCTGACGGCCTATCCGAAAGCGCCACCCCGCTCGTCTCGGCAGCTGCGCTCATCACGGGTCCGGGAACCCACCCCACGGTCACCCTTCCGGTGGTGCCCGGCCGCCCGCCCGACACCGAAGCCGTCTGGCACTGGCTCGCCGAACCCGCGGATTTCTTCGGTATCGAAATGCCCGCCGTCGCGCACTTGCGGCGTGCCCTCACCGATTTCACCGACGAACTGCAGCGCAGGCACGGTCCGCTGACCGCCGCCGTCACCGTCGCGGTCGTGGATGCCCACTTCGTCGTCAGTGGCACGCCCATCGTCCCGGTCCGCACCGAGCCCGTGCACCTGGCGCGGTGCTCGATGCCACCCCCCATGCCCTCCTGGCGACAGATGGCCGCCCGCACCACCAGCCGCGCCGCGCAGCTGCGCACCGAGCGTGAGCTCGCCGGTTCCGGTCACGCCGACGCGGTACCCACCGATTCCGGCCACGTCGCAGTGCCGCTGCTGGGCGCGCTGGTGTGCGATACGCCCGGCGGCCGCGTGGGTCTCGGCGCCGCCCGGCTGGGCCGGCTGCGCGCCGCCGGACTGCTCGACACGTCGACGACACTCACCGACGCGTCGCTGGAGCTGGCCGCGGTGACGCGGGCGTGGTGGGTGTCCCCGCGATACGAGACCCACCCTGTCGCCTCGATCGGGGAGCTTCGATGGTGAGCACATTCCGCCCGGAATCCTTCGACGCCCTGGTGATCGAGGGCTACGACGTCGGTGCCGGCGGCGTGCTGAATCTGCACTACACCCTGCGCGGCCCGGATCCGGTCCGCTTCACCGAGGTGATCGACTTCGGCGCCGGTCTGGCGGGCGCGGCACCGCATCCGAAGCTGACCGGGCTGCTCGCCTTGACCTGCTCGCTGAGTTACTACAAGGCCGCCGCCCCACCCAGGATCGAAATCGCTTTTCCAACAAGCGAATTCGAGAAGCAGTATCTTCGGAACCTGGTCGAGGGCGGGCTGGGTGAATTCGCCTATCGCAACGAGTTGCCGGGAGCGCTGAGCCCGGAGATCATCGGACCGGACGCTGAAGGCACCGCGGCCGCCGAGGACGTGGCGGACGCCTGGGATCCGGGGGGCACGCCGCTGGTACCGGTAGGCGGCGGCAAGGACTCGGTGGTCAGTATCGAGGCGTTCCGCCGCCATGGGGTGAAGCCGGTCCTGTTCAGCGTCAACAGGTATGACCCCATCGACCGCTGTATCGAGGTCAGCGGGCTGGACAGCGTGCACGTCCGGCGCCGAATCGACCGTGCGCTGATCGAGGCCAACGCCAACGGCGCCCACAACGGCCACGTCCCCGTCACGGCCATCAACAGTGTGATCGGTCTGATCGTGGCCGACGCCAACGGTTTCGGGCCGGTGGTGCTGTCCAATGAACGGTCCTCCAACGTGGGCAACATCGAGTGGCTGGGCCGCGATATCAACCACCAGTGGTCCAAGAGCATCGCCTACGAGACGCTGCTGCGGGACACGCTGTCGCATTACGGGCTGAACCCGGACAGGTACTTCTCGCTGCTGCGTGGGCTCTCCGAGTCCGAGATCGCCGACCGGTTCGCCACCTGCACCGAGTATTTCGATGTCTTCACCAGTTGCAACCGGCTGTTCGCCCTGGATCCGGCGCGCCGGGCCACCTCGTGGTGCGGGCACTGCCCGAAATGTCAGTTCGTCTTCGTGCTGCTGGCACCCCGGCTGGGGCGGGCCCGTCTGGAGGAGATCTTCGGCGCCGACCTGTTCGACGACGCCGCCCAGTACGACGGGTTCGCCGATATCCTCGGTCTCGGCGTGCACAAGCCGTTCGAATGCGTGGGGGAGTACTACGAGGCCGCCGAATCGATGCTGGCCGTGCTCGACGACGACAGCTGGGGCGGGTTGACCCTTGTCGACCGATTCGCCGCGCGCCGCACCGAATTGGAGACCGTTGCGGCCGTCGAGGCGGACCCGACGCCCGTCGAACACCATGTGCCGGCGCGCTATGCGAAGCTGCTCGATGACTGATCTGACGGGTCGCGTCGTCGGTATCTGGGGGCTCGGCAAAGAAGGCCTGTCCATGGCCCGCACCGCCGCCGCGCACGGGGCCGCCCGCATCGTCGCGGTGGACGACCGCGCCGGTGAGCCGGTCGACACCGGTGTCGCCGGGTTGTCCGTGCACTACGGTGCGGAGTCCGTACCGCTGCTGAGCGAGACCGATATCGTGTTCGTCAGCCCCGGTGTGCCCTGGCGGAATCCGTTGTTCGAAGAGCTGCGGCGCACCGGTCCGCCGGTATCGAGTGCGGCCGACTGGTACCTGGCCGCGCACGGTGCGCGCACCATCGGCGTCACCGGGACCAAGGG includes:
- a CDS encoding PH domain-containing protein, producing MTAASEQPEADGAWDLVVTPHLTPYFVYLAAFLIAAAHITVGFLLKIGSSGVLFRTSDQIAMGVLGILLAGVVLLFARPRLRAGASGISVRNLLGYKLIPWSDVAGVSFPSGARWARVDLADDEYTPLMAIQAVDKERAVDAMDRLRTLLERYRPDLSSRPATS
- a CDS encoding GNAT family N-acetyltransferase, which encodes MGEARVARLTETDWRAFAGVRLRALTDSLGSDDPQFRQESTFTAAQWRRRLRAHAQFAVVVDHHPVGLIGAQRQGSEAVYLYSLWLDPAARGQGLGRTLVAEAVRWARTQRVRHVTLRVNVDNARARAVYDSLGFVVSGAGELDEVTMSLDVS